In Arthrobacter sp. PAMC25284, a single genomic region encodes these proteins:
- the ndk gene encoding nucleoside-diphosphate kinase yields MSIERTLVLIKPDGVTRNLTGSILSRVEAKGYTLADLKKVNASRELLEQHYEEHVGKPFYEPLVEFMLSGPVVAAIFEGHRVIEGFRSLAGTTDPTTAAPGTIRGDFGRDWGLAVQQNLVHGSDSVDSAEREIKIWF; encoded by the coding sequence GTGAGCATTGAGCGCACCCTAGTCCTGATCAAGCCCGACGGCGTCACCCGCAACCTGACCGGCAGCATCCTGAGCCGGGTCGAAGCCAAGGGCTACACCCTGGCCGACCTCAAGAAGGTCAACGCTAGCCGCGAACTGCTGGAGCAGCACTACGAGGAGCACGTGGGCAAGCCGTTCTACGAGCCCCTGGTTGAATTTATGCTCAGCGGACCGGTCGTCGCAGCGATTTTTGAAGGTCACCGGGTCATCGAAGGCTTCCGTTCGCTCGCCGGCACAACCGACCCGACGACGGCGGCACCCGGCACCATCCGCGGCGACTTCGGCCGCGACTGGGGCCTGGCCGTGCAGCAGAACCTGGTCCACGGTTCTGACTCGGTGGATTCGGCCGAGCGCGAGATCAAGATCTGGTTCTAG
- a CDS encoding alpha/beta fold hydrolase, whose product MNSRSDLRRGSVDVNGTTLSYLESGPADAEPLLLLHGTFWSRVWQPVLPALGAQRHCIALDLPGFGRSDGEITLEQATIPALAGSVLAAADALGLESFDLAGHDIGGGIAQHLAAASGRVRKLILMNAVMFDSWPVPAVERFRDPAVRAATTAEDLLKGRAVSTQKAVGRELSAAELTDYLSPWSEPARHRSWMAMAGAADSRYTLDLVPALQAAGIPTRLVWGRDDGFQKVEFAHRYVAEIPGADLVEVAGKHIPTEDSPKAMAAAMLEHLAG is encoded by the coding sequence GTGAATTCACGCAGTGACCTCCGACGCGGCTCCGTCGACGTCAACGGAACCACGCTTTCCTACCTGGAGAGCGGTCCAGCCGATGCTGAACCCCTGCTTCTCCTGCACGGAACATTCTGGAGCCGGGTCTGGCAACCGGTACTGCCGGCCCTTGGCGCCCAACGCCACTGCATCGCCCTGGACCTGCCCGGCTTCGGCCGCAGCGACGGCGAAATTACCCTGGAGCAGGCCACCATACCGGCGCTTGCCGGGTCCGTGCTCGCGGCAGCCGACGCCCTGGGACTGGAAAGCTTCGACCTCGCTGGCCACGACATCGGCGGCGGCATCGCCCAGCACCTGGCGGCGGCCAGCGGGCGGGTCCGGAAGCTGATCCTCATGAACGCCGTGATGTTCGACTCCTGGCCCGTCCCCGCCGTCGAGCGGTTCCGGGATCCGGCGGTGCGTGCCGCCACCACGGCCGAGGACCTTCTCAAGGGCCGTGCAGTCTCCACCCAGAAGGCCGTGGGGCGGGAACTCAGCGCCGCGGAACTCACCGACTACCTCTCGCCGTGGAGCGAACCGGCCCGGCACCGTTCCTGGATGGCCATGGCCGGCGCCGCCGATTCCCGGTACACCCTGGACCTGGTTCCAGCGCTCCAGGCAGCCGGCATACCCACCCGGCTCGTGTGGGGACGCGACGACGGGTTCCAAAAGGTGGAGTTCGCGCACCGCTACGTCGCCGAGATCCCCGGCGCGGACCTGGTGGAGGTGGCCGGCAAACACATCCCCACCGAAGATTCGCCGAAGGCCATGGCGGCCGCCATGCTGGAACACCTGGCCGGCTGA
- a CDS encoding SDR family oxidoreductase, whose product MTDVQGHKAAVVTGASTGIGAATVRALCAAGWTVFAVARRADRLAALAAETGAVALPADVSIDADVARLLDEVTRAGGADTLINIAGGARGTDHIGSAKTEDWEWMFQVNVLGSMKLIRAFLPMLRACGEGTVLNLTSTAALSAYEGGGGYNAAKSAQRALTGALRLEEAEHNVRVIEVVPGLVQTEEFALNRLGGDPDAAAKVYQGVEKPLTGADVADVIRYAVTAPHHVNLDQITVRPVAQPANHKLIRNG is encoded by the coding sequence ATGACTGACGTACAAGGGCACAAAGCAGCAGTAGTCACCGGCGCCAGCACCGGAATCGGAGCCGCCACTGTGCGGGCGCTCTGCGCGGCGGGCTGGACGGTATTTGCCGTCGCCCGCCGCGCGGACCGGCTGGCGGCGCTCGCTGCGGAAACGGGCGCCGTCGCGCTCCCCGCGGATGTGAGCATCGACGCCGACGTCGCCCGCCTCCTGGACGAGGTCACCCGCGCCGGCGGCGCCGACACCCTCATCAACATCGCCGGCGGCGCCCGCGGCACCGACCACATCGGCTCCGCGAAAACGGAGGACTGGGAATGGATGTTCCAGGTCAACGTTCTGGGCAGCATGAAACTGATCCGGGCCTTCCTTCCCATGCTGCGCGCCTGCGGTGAGGGGACCGTCCTCAACCTGACCTCGACGGCGGCGCTGTCCGCCTACGAAGGCGGCGGCGGCTACAACGCGGCGAAATCGGCCCAGCGCGCGCTCACGGGGGCGCTCCGGCTCGAAGAAGCCGAGCACAACGTCCGCGTGATCGAGGTGGTTCCTGGCCTGGTCCAGACAGAGGAATTTGCGCTCAACCGCCTCGGCGGTGATCCGGACGCGGCCGCCAAGGTCTATCAGGGCGTGGAAAAGCCCCTCACAGGCGCGGACGTCGCGGACGTCATCCGCTACGCCGTCACGGCACCGCATCATGTGAATCTGGACCAGATCACGGTGCGGCCGGTGGCGCAGCCCGCCAACCACAAGCTCATCCGCAACGGTTAG
- a CDS encoding DUF4233 domain-containing protein, with product MAKLTKAQREWRPGMPKKRRSTKVMFASTVLLLEAFVAVFGTLAVFGLRRDEFSPALIFSVGIGLALVLAFTCAVVTKPWGIGLGWILQLVLIASGIFEPAMYLVGALFAVAWWYGIRTGIRIDREAAQRDREQAAWEAAHPAGSEPEPGARNP from the coding sequence ATGGCAAAACTGACGAAGGCCCAGCGCGAATGGCGCCCGGGTATGCCCAAGAAACGCCGATCCACCAAGGTTATGTTCGCCTCGACGGTCCTGCTGCTTGAAGCGTTCGTCGCGGTCTTCGGCACGCTCGCTGTCTTCGGGCTCCGGCGCGACGAGTTCTCCCCGGCACTGATCTTCTCGGTCGGGATTGGCTTGGCATTGGTGCTGGCTTTCACCTGCGCCGTGGTGACCAAGCCCTGGGGCATCGGCCTGGGCTGGATCCTGCAGCTTGTGCTGATCGCATCCGGCATCTTCGAACCCGCGATGTATCTGGTCGGTGCGCTCTTCGCGGTGGCCTGGTGGTACGGCATCAGGACCGGCATCCGGATTGACCGGGAGGCGGCCCAGCGCGACCGCGAACAGGCCGCGTGGGAGGCGGCGCATCCGGCCGGCAGCGAACCTGAACCCGGCGCCCGGAACCCGTAG
- the ileS gene encoding isoleucine--tRNA ligase, translated as MTHYPKASAAPSGAGATTSVSNTSGVSASVKFPEVEERILKYWDEDGTFQASIDQRDADLPGGKPGSNEFVFYDGPPFANGLPHYGHLLTGYAKDLVGRYQTQRGRRVERRFGWDTHGLPAELEAMKQLGMTDKTQIEAMGIDKFNDACRASVMKYADEWKSYVTRQARWVDFENDYKTLNVEYMESVLWAFKQLHEKGLTYNGYRVLPYCWKDETPLSNHELRMDDDVYKNRQDQTVTVTFPITAGESELSRTLAGVQALAWTTTPWTLPTNLALAVGPAITYVVLPAGPHGVKAAAAEAPVTGSFLLAADLLGAYAKDLGYGDGAEGAAAAEAAITSRHAGAELEGLSYDPLWNDFADTEKFGTENAWRFLVADYVTTTDGTGIVHQAPAYGEDDQQVCEEAGIPVVLSVDEGAKFLPLFGHGDLAGIVGLQVFEANKPITQVLRAQGRLVRQASYEHSYPHCWRCRNPLIYRAVSSWYVEVTKFKDRMSELNQEINWIPGNVKDGQFGKWLANARDWSISRNRYWGSPIPVWQSTDPEYPRTDVYGSLAEIEAEFGRLPLNNEGQVDLHRPFIDDLTRPNPDDPRTPEEGQSVMRRVEDVLDVWFDSGSMPYGQVHYPFQNEEWFDTHNPADFIVEYIGQTRGWFYMLHILSTALFDRPAFRNVISHGIVLGSDGQKMSKSLRNYPDVSEVLDRDGSDAMRWFLMSSPILRGGNLVVTEQGIRDGVRQVILPLWNVYSFFTLYTNAAGASGGQAAGYDAKLRYDGYADTLDQYLMANTGDLVRNMTAQLDSYDISGACDELRGYLDMLTNWYVRRSRQRFFDENTDAFDALYTALETVCRVAASLLPLVSEEIWRGLTGGRSVHLADWPEAALFPANPDLVEAMDRIQQICSTGSSLRKAANLRVRLPLQELTVVAPGADALAGFAAVVEDELNLRSVRLLDADSASPEEFGIEQKLVVNARAAGPRLGKNVQQAIKGAKSGDWSVSDAGVVTAGGLDLEPQEYTLETVVAEAADGEGSRAAAVLPGGGFVVLNTEVTPELEAEGAARDMVRAIQQARKDAGLNVSDRIHTTVTASRNIIDALLANAGLVQAETLTVRLDTVPAEVKEPQITVDKVTAEVGA; from the coding sequence ATGACCCATTACCCCAAGGCCTCCGCCGCACCATCCGGTGCAGGCGCCACCACCTCTGTTTCCAACACCTCTGGTGTGTCGGCTTCCGTGAAGTTCCCGGAAGTCGAAGAGCGGATCCTTAAGTACTGGGACGAAGACGGCACGTTCCAGGCCAGCATCGACCAGCGCGACGCCGACCTGCCCGGCGGCAAGCCCGGCAGCAACGAATTCGTTTTCTACGACGGCCCGCCGTTCGCCAACGGACTGCCGCACTACGGTCACCTCCTCACCGGCTACGCCAAGGACCTGGTCGGCCGGTACCAGACCCAGCGCGGCCGCCGCGTCGAGCGCCGCTTCGGCTGGGACACCCACGGACTGCCCGCCGAGCTGGAAGCCATGAAGCAGCTGGGCATGACGGACAAGACCCAGATCGAGGCCATGGGCATCGACAAGTTCAATGACGCCTGCCGCGCCTCCGTGATGAAGTATGCCGACGAGTGGAAGAGCTACGTCACCCGCCAGGCGCGCTGGGTGGACTTCGAGAACGACTACAAGACCCTCAACGTCGAGTACATGGAATCCGTGCTCTGGGCGTTCAAGCAACTGCACGAAAAAGGCCTGACGTACAACGGCTACCGAGTCCTGCCGTACTGCTGGAAGGACGAGACGCCGCTGTCCAACCATGAACTGCGCATGGACGACGACGTCTACAAGAACCGCCAGGATCAGACCGTTACCGTCACCTTCCCGATCACTGCGGGGGAGTCTGAGCTGTCCCGCACGCTGGCCGGTGTGCAGGCGCTGGCCTGGACCACGACGCCCTGGACCCTGCCCACCAACCTCGCGCTCGCCGTCGGACCCGCCATCACCTACGTCGTCCTGCCGGCAGGACCGCACGGCGTCAAGGCGGCTGCCGCGGAGGCACCCGTGACCGGCAGCTTCCTGCTCGCGGCGGACCTGCTGGGCGCCTACGCCAAGGATCTGGGCTACGGTGACGGCGCCGAGGGTGCCGCGGCCGCCGAAGCAGCCATCACGTCCCGGCACGCCGGCGCCGAGCTCGAAGGACTCTCCTACGATCCGCTCTGGAACGACTTCGCTGATACCGAGAAGTTCGGCACCGAGAACGCCTGGCGCTTCCTCGTGGCCGACTATGTCACCACGACCGACGGTACCGGCATCGTCCACCAGGCTCCCGCCTACGGTGAAGACGACCAGCAGGTCTGTGAAGAGGCCGGCATCCCCGTGGTCCTCTCCGTCGACGAGGGCGCGAAGTTCCTGCCACTGTTCGGGCACGGGGACCTCGCCGGGATCGTCGGACTGCAGGTGTTCGAGGCCAACAAGCCCATCACCCAGGTCCTGCGCGCCCAGGGCCGCCTGGTCCGCCAGGCCAGCTACGAGCACAGCTACCCGCACTGCTGGCGCTGCCGCAATCCCCTGATCTACCGCGCCGTGTCCTCCTGGTACGTCGAGGTCACCAAGTTCAAGGACCGGATGTCCGAGCTGAACCAGGAGATCAACTGGATCCCGGGCAACGTCAAGGACGGCCAGTTCGGCAAGTGGCTCGCCAACGCCCGCGACTGGTCCATCAGCCGCAACCGCTACTGGGGAAGCCCCATCCCGGTCTGGCAGTCCACGGACCCTGAGTACCCGCGCACCGACGTTTACGGCTCCCTCGCCGAGATCGAAGCCGAGTTCGGCCGGCTGCCGCTGAACAACGAGGGCCAGGTGGATCTGCACCGGCCCTTCATCGACGACCTCACCCGCCCCAACCCGGACGACCCCCGCACCCCGGAAGAAGGCCAGTCCGTGATGCGCCGTGTCGAGGACGTCCTGGACGTCTGGTTCGACTCCGGCTCGATGCCCTACGGCCAGGTTCACTACCCGTTCCAGAACGAGGAATGGTTCGACACCCACAACCCGGCGGACTTCATCGTCGAGTACATCGGCCAGACCCGCGGCTGGTTCTACATGCTGCACATCCTTTCCACCGCACTCTTCGACCGGCCGGCCTTCCGGAACGTCATCAGCCACGGCATCGTCCTCGGCTCCGACGGCCAGAAGATGTCCAAGAGCCTGCGGAACTACCCGGACGTCTCCGAGGTCCTGGACCGCGACGGCTCCGACGCGATGCGTTGGTTCCTGATGTCCAGCCCCATCCTGCGCGGCGGCAACCTCGTGGTCACTGAGCAGGGCATCCGCGACGGCGTCCGCCAGGTCATCCTGCCGCTGTGGAACGTCTACAGCTTCTTTACGCTGTACACGAACGCCGCCGGCGCATCCGGCGGACAAGCGGCCGGGTACGACGCGAAGCTGCGCTACGACGGCTACGCCGACACCCTGGACCAGTACCTCATGGCGAACACCGGCGACCTGGTCCGCAACATGACGGCCCAGCTGGACAGCTACGACATCTCCGGCGCTTGCGATGAACTGCGCGGCTACCTGGACATGCTCACCAACTGGTACGTCCGCCGCAGCCGCCAGCGCTTCTTCGACGAAAACACGGACGCTTTCGATGCGCTCTACACCGCACTGGAGACCGTATGCCGGGTGGCGGCGTCGCTGCTGCCGCTCGTCTCCGAAGAAATCTGGCGCGGCCTCACCGGCGGACGCTCCGTGCACCTGGCCGACTGGCCGGAGGCGGCGCTGTTCCCGGCCAACCCGGACCTGGTCGAAGCCATGGACCGGATCCAGCAGATCTGCTCCACCGGATCCTCACTCCGCAAGGCCGCCAACCTCCGGGTCCGGTTGCCGCTGCAGGAACTCACCGTCGTGGCGCCCGGCGCTGACGCACTTGCGGGCTTCGCCGCCGTCGTCGAGGACGAACTGAACCTGCGCTCCGTGCGCCTGCTCGACGCCGATAGCGCGTCCCCGGAGGAGTTCGGAATTGAGCAGAAGCTCGTGGTCAACGCCCGCGCCGCCGGCCCGCGGCTGGGCAAAAACGTCCAGCAGGCCATTAAGGGCGCCAAATCAGGCGACTGGTCGGTCAGCGACGCAGGTGTGGTGACCGCCGGCGGACTCGACCTCGAGCCGCAGGAGTACACCCTGGAAACGGTCGTCGCCGAAGCCGCGGACGGGGAAGGCTCACGGGCCGCTGCCGTCCTGCCCGGCGGCGGCTTCGTGGTGCTCAACACCGAAGTCACTCCGGAGCTTGAAGCCGAAGGCGCGGCCCGTGACATGGTCCGTGCCATCCAGCAGGCCCGCAAGGACGCCGGGCTGAACGTCAGCGACCGGATCCACACCACGGTCACCGCATCCCGGAACATCATCGATGCGCTGCTCGCCAACGCCGGGCTGGTCCAGGCCGAGACCCTGACCGTCCGGCTGGATACCGTTCCGGCCGAGGTCAAGGAACCGCAGATCACCGTCGACAAAGTAACCGCCGAAGTAGGGGCCTAA
- a CDS encoding folylpolyglutamate synthase/dihydrofolate synthase family protein, producing MTDEFSVESVYAELLGRAPENKMEPRLAPLRRAMDILGEPEKAFPIIHITGTNGKTSTARMIEAGLRAHGLSTGRYTSPHLSKVTERISIDGAPVADETFVRIWDEIRPYLQIVDGELEAEGQPRLTYFECLTILAFAVFADQPVNVGVMEVGLGGITDATNVGDGQVSVVTPISLDHTELLGDTTEDIAHEKAGIIKPGGFLISAAQPMDAAQVLLEKANEVQVPFRFEGVEFGVEARTVAVGGQMVTIQGIAGRYEDLLVPLHGAHQAENAAVAIAALEAFFGGEKALDAEVLQEAFATVTSPGRLEVVRTAPTIIVDAAHNPAGIQVSAEAIHEAFNFTKLVAVVGVLKEKDAEEILRQLKESLGDLATEYCFTQSNSPRAVPAEDLAELAVDLGFGEDNIHIAEKLDDALEWAVERAEDNEDLAGGVLVTGSITLVAEARILLGKADV from the coding sequence ATGACCGACGAATTTTCCGTAGAAAGCGTCTACGCCGAACTGCTGGGCCGCGCGCCGGAAAACAAGATGGAGCCGCGGCTGGCTCCGCTGCGCCGGGCGATGGACATTCTGGGGGAGCCGGAGAAGGCCTTCCCGATCATCCATATCACCGGCACCAACGGCAAGACGTCCACGGCCCGGATGATTGAGGCCGGGCTCCGCGCCCACGGCCTGAGCACCGGGCGGTACACGAGCCCGCACCTGTCCAAGGTCACCGAACGGATCAGCATCGACGGCGCGCCCGTCGCGGATGAGACGTTCGTCCGGATCTGGGACGAGATCCGCCCCTACCTGCAGATCGTCGACGGCGAGCTTGAAGCCGAGGGCCAGCCCCGGCTGACCTACTTCGAGTGCCTGACCATCCTGGCGTTCGCGGTCTTCGCGGACCAGCCGGTGAACGTCGGCGTTATGGAGGTGGGCCTGGGCGGCATCACCGATGCCACAAACGTCGGCGACGGCCAGGTCTCTGTCGTCACCCCCATCTCCCTGGACCACACGGAGCTGCTGGGCGACACCACGGAAGACATCGCGCACGAAAAGGCCGGCATCATCAAGCCCGGTGGCTTCCTCATCAGTGCCGCCCAGCCCATGGACGCGGCCCAGGTCCTGTTGGAGAAAGCGAACGAGGTCCAGGTCCCGTTCCGGTTCGAGGGCGTGGAGTTCGGCGTCGAGGCCCGGACCGTGGCCGTCGGCGGACAGATGGTCACCATCCAGGGCATCGCCGGCCGGTACGAGGACCTGTTGGTGCCGCTGCACGGCGCCCACCAGGCGGAAAACGCCGCCGTTGCGATTGCCGCGCTTGAGGCGTTCTTCGGCGGGGAAAAGGCGCTCGACGCCGAGGTGCTGCAGGAGGCCTTCGCCACCGTCACCTCGCCCGGCCGCCTCGAGGTGGTCCGGACGGCACCGACCATTATCGTTGATGCCGCCCACAACCCGGCCGGTATCCAGGTCTCCGCCGAGGCCATCCACGAGGCCTTCAACTTCACCAAGCTTGTGGCCGTTGTCGGCGTCCTCAAGGAAAAGGATGCCGAGGAAATCCTCCGCCAGCTCAAGGAATCCCTCGGCGACCTCGCCACGGAGTACTGCTTCACGCAGTCCAACTCGCCCCGGGCGGTTCCGGCCGAGGACCTCGCGGAACTCGCGGTCGACCTGGGCTTCGGCGAAGACAACATCCACATCGCCGAGAAACTCGACGACGCGCTGGAATGGGCTGTGGAGCGTGCCGAGGACAACGAGGACCTGGCCGGCGGAGTGCTCGTCACCGGATCCATCACCCTGGTCGCGGAAGCCCGGATCCTGCTTGGAAAGGCGGACGTCTGA
- a CDS encoding sodium:alanine symporter family protein yields the protein MATYLAVPMATHDESWITSVEAAIDSVFQPVTEVFSNIVFFPVTIGSVSFPVVVAWLIAAGVIFTFYFGFIQFRGLKTSLEVIRGRYSSKSDPGEVPHFHALTSALSGTVGLGNIAGVGAAMALGGPGATFWMILAGLLGMATKFAECTLGVKYREVHADGTVTGGPFKYLPIAFKKFGVIPAKTLTGIFAAAILIFGIAGGNMFQANQTFAQLRNVTGGEEGFLGNAGAALIFGVILAALVAAVILGGIKSIGSTTSKLVPAMGIIYVLACLFVILVNLEHVPAAFSSIITGAFNPSGMAGGFVGVMIVGFQRAAFSNEAGLGSAPIAHSAVKTHRPVSEGFVSMFEPMVDTVIICTMTALAIIIAGAPSLQAGIDQVQAGDGAPDGVILTSDAFATVLPWFPVVLAVAVTLFAFSTLITWSYYGLKAWEYLFGRSKVSEITYKSVFLLFTVIGTVLTFTQVLNFADAALFICAFINLLGVYMLLPVIKRLMKEYLEDRKSGKLDILGIEPEDLKEESQKP from the coding sequence ATGGCAACCTACCTGGCAGTACCTATGGCGACCCACGATGAGAGTTGGATAACCTCCGTCGAAGCGGCAATTGACTCCGTCTTCCAGCCCGTCACCGAAGTCTTCTCCAATATCGTGTTCTTCCCCGTGACAATCGGGTCCGTCAGCTTCCCCGTCGTGGTGGCCTGGCTAATCGCGGCCGGCGTCATCTTCACTTTCTACTTCGGCTTCATCCAGTTCCGCGGCCTCAAAACCTCACTGGAGGTCATCCGGGGGCGTTACTCGTCCAAATCCGACCCCGGCGAAGTGCCGCATTTCCATGCCCTGACCTCTGCGCTCTCCGGAACCGTCGGGCTCGGAAATATCGCCGGCGTGGGCGCCGCGATGGCCCTCGGCGGCCCCGGCGCGACCTTCTGGATGATCCTGGCCGGCCTGCTCGGCATGGCCACCAAATTCGCCGAATGCACCCTTGGCGTCAAATACCGTGAAGTCCACGCCGACGGAACCGTCACCGGCGGTCCCTTCAAGTACCTGCCGATCGCCTTCAAGAAGTTCGGCGTCATCCCGGCCAAAACCTTGACCGGTATCTTCGCCGCCGCCATCCTGATCTTCGGCATCGCCGGCGGCAACATGTTCCAGGCCAACCAGACGTTCGCGCAGTTGCGGAATGTCACCGGCGGTGAAGAGGGCTTCCTCGGTAACGCCGGTGCAGCCCTGATCTTCGGCGTGATCCTCGCCGCCCTCGTTGCCGCAGTCATCCTCGGCGGCATCAAATCCATCGGCTCCACCACCAGCAAACTGGTTCCGGCTATGGGCATCATCTACGTTCTGGCCTGCCTCTTCGTGATCCTGGTGAACCTGGAACATGTGCCGGCCGCGTTCAGCTCGATTATCACGGGCGCCTTCAACCCCTCCGGGATGGCCGGCGGCTTTGTCGGTGTGATGATCGTGGGGTTCCAGCGTGCGGCGTTCTCCAACGAGGCCGGCCTGGGTTCGGCACCGATTGCGCACTCGGCCGTCAAGACCCACCGGCCGGTGAGCGAAGGCTTCGTGTCCATGTTCGAGCCGATGGTCGACACGGTCATCATCTGCACCATGACGGCACTGGCCATCATCATCGCCGGGGCGCCGAGCCTCCAGGCCGGTATTGACCAGGTCCAGGCCGGGGACGGTGCTCCCGACGGCGTGATCCTCACCTCGGACGCCTTCGCCACCGTGCTGCCATGGTTCCCCGTGGTGCTGGCCGTAGCCGTGACCTTGTTTGCCTTCTCCACCCTGATCACGTGGTCCTACTACGGCCTGAAAGCCTGGGAGTACCTCTTCGGCCGCAGCAAGGTTTCCGAGATCACCTACAAGAGCGTGTTCCTGCTCTTCACCGTCATCGGCACCGTTCTGACCTTCACCCAGGTGCTGAACTTCGCCGATGCCGCCCTGTTCATCTGCGCGTTCATCAACCTCCTCGGCGTGTACATGCTGCTGCCGGTGATCAAGCGCCTGATGAAGGAGTACCTCGAGGACCGCAAGAGCGGCAAGCTGGATATCCTGGGCATCGAGCCTGAGGACCTCAAGGAAGAGAGCCAGAAGCCGTAG
- a CDS encoding peroxiredoxin-like family protein: MTLIPTQQTPALALDLVSGGTTTDLNLGTGADGRFSLVVFYRGLHCPICRKQLTELDKRLDELKDAGIGRVVAVSMETAERSAEVVEKWRLNNVPVAHGLSEASARAWGLNLSKAIKDGEPDLFSEPGIFVLDDDGSLFWSSTATMPFGRPALDDIMAGLRYAQEHDYPARGAA; the protein is encoded by the coding sequence ATGACACTTATCCCTACACAGCAAACGCCCGCGCTCGCCCTGGACCTCGTCAGCGGCGGCACCACCACGGATTTGAACCTGGGAACCGGCGCCGATGGCCGCTTCAGCCTGGTGGTGTTCTACCGCGGCCTGCACTGCCCCATCTGCCGCAAACAGCTCACCGAGCTGGACAAGCGCCTCGATGAACTCAAGGACGCCGGCATCGGCCGCGTTGTCGCCGTCAGCATGGAAACCGCGGAACGCAGCGCCGAAGTGGTGGAGAAGTGGCGCCTGAACAATGTGCCCGTCGCCCATGGACTGAGCGAAGCTTCGGCCCGCGCATGGGGTCTGAACCTGTCCAAGGCCATCAAGGACGGCGAGCCGGACCTGTTCAGCGAACCCGGTATCTTCGTCCTCGATGACGACGGCAGTCTCTTCTGGTCCAGCACCGCCACGATGCCGTTCGGCCGTCCGGCCCTGGATGACATCATGGCCGGCCTGCGCTACGCCCAGGAACACGACTACCCGGCGCGCGGCGCCGCCTGA